GCATATGGTATTTTGAAGCGGATGATACAGCGAAACAAAATATTATAAACGCATATAATAAGAATTTAGAGAATGAATAAGTTTGCTTTGAGGTATTTTAATTAATGTGTTCTATCCTTTACAATAAAGTAGAGGAGGGATAACGATGAATCAAGAATGGTTAAATCAATTACCGATTCAAAATATCAAAAAATGTATACTAGTTCGTGGTGGAGATGTGAATGAAGCTTTTCGAATAGAAACTAAGGATGATATCTATTTCTTACTCGTTCAACATCAACGTAGTGAAGATTTTTATGATGCAGAAGTTGCTGGATTAGAAGCATTTCAAGAAGCGGGTGTACGTGCACCAATCGTTAAAGGACGTGGAGAAATCAACAGTGATGCATATTTGATATTGAGTTATCTTGAAGAAGGACGTTCAGGAAGTCAACGTGAACTTGGCAAACTTGTTGCGAAATTGCACAGTCATCATGAGCCATCAGGTAAATTTGGATTTCATTTACCTTATCACGGCAGTGCGATAACTTTTGAAAATGGATGGCAAGAGACGTGGACAAATATCTTCGTTGAACAACGATTAGATCAATTGCGAAATGAAATCGTTAAACAACATCTTTGGACAGAAGAGGAACAACGCAAGTTTGAACAAGTACGTGAAATCATTGTAGATACTTTGGAAAATCATAATAGTAAACCGTCATTATTACATGGAGATTTATGGGCAGGTAATTATATGTTCTTAGACAATGGAGAACCTGTATTGTTTGATCCTTCACCGTTATATGGAGATCGAGAATTTGATCTCGGTGCTACGCGCGTATTTGGAGGGTTTACAAAAGATTTTTATGATGCTTATAATGAATCATTACCATTAAGTAAAGGTGCAGAATTCCGAATTCAATTTTATGAACTATATCTATTGATGGTTCATCTTGTGAAATTTGGCGAAATGTATGCTGGAAGTGTCAATCGAACGATGAATGACATACTCGAAGCGCATATTTAATGATAAGAAATTGAATTTAGGAGAATGACTGCAAATGAATGACGTTAACAAAATGAATAAACAGAGCTGGATTTTGTTTATTGGTATTTTACTAATTGGGGCAAGTTTAAGAGCGCCAATTACTTCAGTAGGTATTGCATTACCTTCAATTAAAGAATCACTACTTTTATCGAATACATCCGTCAGTTTGATTACAATTATTCCATTGTTATCATTCGCGGCTGTATCTTTATTTGCAGCGAAAATCAGCCACAGATATGGTCTGGAGCGTACAGTGTTTGGCGCATTAATGATTATATTAATCGGTATTGCGTTAAGAGCAATTACTGACGTATCGTGGCTATACATAGGAACGATATTAATCGGTGTCGGCATTGCGTTCGGTAATGTATTGACGCCAGGTATTATTAAAATGAATTTCCCGTTACGTATAGGTGTGATGACAGGGTATTATACTGTTGTTATGAATATATTCGGTAGTTTGTCATCATATGTAACTGCACCATTAGTAAAACAATTTAATTATCAGTTTGCGATTAGTTTAATTGGTGTTGTTACGTTGATTGGCATTATCGTGTGGTCATTACAATTGAAGAAACATAAGGCAGTTAAACAGGTGGCTTCAACTGATACTATAAATGTTTGGAAATCTCCATTAGCATGGCAAATCACATTGTTAATGGGTGGACAGTCTCTGATGTTCTATTCGCTCATTAACTGGTTGCCAGAATTTTTATTAAGTGAAGGTGTGCCAATTCATGAAGCGGGCCTTTACTTATCAATATTACAATTAGCAATAATTCCACTGACATTTGTGACGCCAATATTTGCTGAGAAGATGAAGAACCAAGTCGCACTAACATTTGGCACAGGTTTGTTATTTATGGTCGGTATATTAGTGCTTATGTTTATGACACGTTCTGCAATCATTGGCATTATACTGATTGGTATTGCGAGCGGATTGGCGTTTGGCTTAGTGAATACTTTCTTTGGTTTAAGAACAGAGCATGCACATACAGCAGCAAAATTATCTGGAATGTCGCAAGCTGTAGGTTATTTATTCGCTGCGATTGGACCGTTAGGATTTGGGATTTTACATGATGTGACACATAGTTGGTATGCATCATTTAGCATATTATTAGTGACTGCTGGACTCATTATGTTCTTTGGATCACAAGCAGGAAGAAATCGAACAATCGAACAAACGTTGTAAATGCAATATTTACATCATTGTGAACATAATACAAATATAATTACAAAAAGTAGAAACCGCTTTCTAAAAATGCTTTATTTTCTGACACTTTATAGTATAATTGTGCCATGAAGTTTGAACTTAAAAATATGTTTGAAGAATTGAAACAAGGAGTGACACGATAAGATGGAAGACAATCATTTAAAAAGGGGTCTTAGTTCTCGCCAAGTTCAGATGATCGCACTTGGAGGAACAATTGGTGTTGGTCTGTTTATGGGTGCTTCAAGTACAATTAAATGGACAGGACCATCAGCAATATTTGCTTATTTAGTAGCAGGGTTATTTTTATACTTAGTGATGAGAGCAATGGGAGAGTTGGTTTATTTATATCCAACAACAGGTTCATTTGCGAACTATGCAAGTGATTATCTACATCCAGTTGCAGGTTACGTTACAGCTTGGAGTAATATCTTCCAGTGGATTGTCGTAGGGATGAGTGAAGTAATTGCAGTAGGACAATATATGCAATATTGGTGGCCGGACTTACCAACATGGATACCGGGAGTCATCGTTGTAGTCACATTAGCAGCTGCCAATTTAACATCTGTTAAAGCATTTGGAGAATTTGAATTCTGGTTTGCAATGATTAAAGTTGTCACAATCATCTTAATGATTGTAGCTGGATTTGGATTAATCTTCTTCGGTTTAGGAAATGGTGGAAATGCAATCGGTTTAAGTAATTTAACTGAACACGGTGGTTTCTTCCCTAAAGGAATTGTAGGTTTCTTCTTTGCACTATCATTAGTTGTCGGTTCATATCAAGGGGTAGAATTAATTGGTATTACAGCAGGAGAAACAAAAGATCCACAGAAAAATATTAAAAATGCAGTTAACGGTGTTATCTGGCGTATATTAATCTTTTACATAGGTGCGATATTTGTTATTGTAACAGTTTATCCATGGGATCAATTAGGAAGTGTAGGAAGTCCATTTGTTGCTACATTTGCAAAAGTAGGTATTACAATCGCGGCTGGATTAATTAACTTTGTAGTTATTACAGCAGCAATGTCTGGATGTAACTCAGGTATATTCAGTTCAAGTCGTATGGTATATACGTTAGCTCAAAAAGGACAAATGCCTAAAATCTTTACTAAAGTAATGAAGACAGGCGTACCATTCTTTGCAGTATTAGCAATTTCAATCGGTATCTTTATTGGTGTTATCTTAAACATCGTTTTACCAATGGTTATTGATGGTTCTGAAAATATCTTTGTATATGTGTATAGTGCATCAATCTTACCAGGAATGGTTCCATGGTTCATGATACTATTAAGTCATATCCAATTTAGAAAGAATCATGCAGATGAACTAAAAGATCATCCGTTCAAAATGCCATTTGCACCATTCTCGAACTACTTAACATTAGCGTTCTTTACATTAGTGTTAATCGGAATGTTGTTTAATCAAGAAACAAGAGTATCTGTGATTATCGGTATAGTATTCCTAGGTGCCATGTCAGGGATATACTTCTTAAGAGGTTATCATAAAGAAGACAAAGGTGAATACTAATCACCAATTTATAAAATAAGAAACGCATGACTGAGGACAAATTGGTGCCTTGGGTCATGCGTTTTTTGATTTGGTGGGGTTTGGTGAGGTGTGAGAGGTTAAGAGGTATGGAGTGATGTGCGTGTAATGAGGTAAGGGCTGAGTGTTGGTGTTGCGTGGACGCTGTAAGGGACATAATTTGGAATTCTGTCCGTAAGAGGAGTGTAAGGGACATAATTTAGAATAGTGTCCGTAAGAGGGTTGTAAGGGACATAATTTGGAATAGTGTCCGTAAGAGAGTTGTAAGGGACATAATTTAGAATTCTGTCCGTAAGAGTTGTGTAAGGGACACAATTCAGAATACTGTCCGTAAGAAGGTTGTAAGGGACATAATCCAGAATACTGTCCGTAAGAAGAGTGTAAGGGACATAATCCAGAATACTGTCCGTAAGAAGGTTGTAAGGGACATAATCCAGAATACTGTCCGTATGAGAGGTGTAAGGGACATAATTCGGAATAGTGTCCGTATGAGAGGTGTAAGGGACATAATTCGGAATAGTGTCCGTATGAGAGGTGTAAGGGACATAATCCAGAATTCTGTCCGTAAGAGGGTTGTAAGGGACATAATCCAGAATTCTGTCCGTAAGAAGGTTGTAACGATCACAATTCGTAATTTTGGAAGTAAGAGAGCTCTAACTATCACAATTCAGAATTCTGGAAGTAAAAGAGCTGTAATGAAAATATGCATGTTCACTATCGCAGTCATTATGTTTATCGTTCTAGCTAAAAAGGGGAGAGTAATATAAAAAAATACAAAAAAAGAACTGATGAGATTACTCATCAGTTCTTTTGGGTAGTAAACGGCTTACCACCAGTTATTTTGAGAACGGAATGCAACTGCTGCATCTACAGAACCGTAACGTTCTTTAGCATAGTTAACCATACCTTGAGTTTGTGTTTCTACTGAACCAGTTCCCCATGATTCTTTAGTTTGACCAAGACCTTGATAACCATTTGGACTTACAGCATTTGGGTTACCGCTTGATTCTGGTAATACGATTGTATTCCACATAGCTTCAGTACCACCTGCAGCTAAGAATTGAGCTTTAGTTGATCCGCCAGTGCTAGCTGTTGAAGTTTGTGTAGTTTTAACTTGTTGTGTTTCTTGTTTAGGCGCAGCTTGTTGAGTAGGTGCTTGTTGTTGAGCTGGCGCTTGTTGAGTTGCTTCTTGTTTTTGAGCAGGTGCTTGTTGAGCAACTTGTTCTTTAGCAGTATCGTTTGCTACTGGAGCTGGTGTTTGAGCTGGAACGTTTTGTTCAGCTACTGGTTGTTGAGTTGCAGCTGGTGCTTCTTGAGTGCTTGCTGAATCCGCTGCATTAGTTGCATGGTATTCCCAAGTGAAGTTAGAACCATCTGATTGGAAGTTATACTCAAAACCGTTTAATGTAAAGTTGATGTCATATGCGCCTTCTTGAATCCCGTGTTGGTTAAGTTCTGGTGCATTTGATTGAGCTAATTGAGCTAATTGCTCTTTGTTTACATTTTGTTCAGCTGCATCTGCTACGTGTGTAGATGATGCTACTCCTGTTGCTCCGATTGCTACTGCTAATGATGAAGTTAATAATGCTTTTTTCATAATTTAAAAACCCTCCGAATAATTTTTTATTTATTTAGTATCTTTTTTAAGATGATAATTTCTTTGTTAGTTGAATATTCTTCCCTGTAAATTTGGGACAAGACAACAATAACATATATAAGGCCGTTGTAAATTACAGCTAAATAACAAAACATTACAATGTCAAAAATTCAATGTAATATTTAGTAGAGAACTTCTTTTTTATCTTCACAAAACAATCACAAATGTATACTAATTGGTGTTGAAATTTAAAATTAATTAAATGGTTTTTCTTTATAAACGTTGTTTTAACGGTTTTAATTAAGGGTATAAAAATATAACGTATGTTTTTTAAAATGTAAAATATTAAAAAGCGATATATTTAATAAGGAATTTCTAATTTATTTTGAAACAACAATGTTTTTTATATTTTTGTATTGACATTGTTTGATATTAAATGTAACAAACGCTTTGAAAGCATGCAGAAGTAAGGTTTGACTTGTTTGTTACAACAATAGACAGAATTGTTAGTTAAATTACTAATTATATATAATATTACGAGGTTTGTAATATTAATGGTGTTATTGTAATATTCTCGTAATATAAAAGTGTATTCTTCTAATAAAATGAAAAAATCGATTATATTTTTGGATTTGCTTATGTTAAAGAAAAATGAATTTCATGAAACGATCTGAAAAATACAATTATTATAGAAAGAACACGTCATAAAAAATAAAAAACAAGTAACTCGGCTATGTGACGAGTTACTTGTTTTTGTTTCTTATGATTTTAAATAATAAAGACTAAATTCTAAATCTTTTAATAAGTGATCTTTCATGAGTTGAATTGCTTGATCAGCATCTCTTTTTTCTAGCATATCAACAATCACTTGGTGTTCTTCAATCAATCCCGGTCTCTTTTTATTTATAACAGTTTTACTAAAGAGATAAATATGACTCTTTAATTTACTGTATGTGTCAATGATGAAACTATTTTTAGTAGCGCTCATAATCTTCTGATGAAATTGATCGTTAATTTGTATGATCTCTTCATCGGTTTGTTTTTCTTCAACGTGAGTATAACTTCTTAACTCATCGATATCCTCTTGTGTAAATACGATACATGCTTTTTGTATGGCATGTGTTTCTATTAAAATACGCATTTCGAATATATTTCTATATTCTTCAACTGTTGGAACATATACATAAGAATCTTTAATAAAATATTCGAGTTCTAATTGCTTGATGGCTTCTCGAATTGGTGTACGGCTCACATTGTATTTTTGTGCCAGCTTACTTTCAGTTATTTTTTCATTTTGAAGTAAATTACCGTTAATAATATCGTTTCTAATTCTTTGATATAAAGTTAAATCTTCATTTGCCATTGTTGTCACCTCATTTCTTATATCTTACTATAAAAAAATTTGAAATAAAATGTATACATTTACTTATATTTGGTATACAATACGTGTAAACGTTTACAGAAAGGAAGTTTAAATGATGAAGATTGGATTTATAGGATTAGGCATTATGGGAAAGCCTATGGTAAAGAATTTATTAAGTGCGGATAAAGAAGTCTATGTTAATGACTTAAATAAAGAAGCAGAATTAGAAGTTGTTCAATTAGGTGCAAAAGCAGTATCAATAGAAGAAATGACAAGAGAAGTGGATTACATGATTACAATGTTGCCTAATGGCGCAATCGTTAAATCAGTTCTTTATAGTGGGGAACATGCAATTCTTAATCAAACGGACTTGAAAGTGAAGTTGGTCATTGATATGAGTTCATTAACACCGAATGAATCAGTGGAAATTAATAAAGTAATGGGCGAGCGAGGTATTAAATATGTTGATGCACCTGTAAGTGGTGGAGAACCATTAGCGATTACTGGTGAATTAGCTGTCATGTTAGGTTGTGACGAATCAAGCTTAGATGAGATTAAAACAGTGTTGGCGCCAATTTCAGCTTCAGTAGTAAGAGTAGGAGATGTTGGTGCAGGCAGTGTCGTTAAATTAGCCAATCAAATTATTGTGAATACTAATATTGCTGCATTATCAGAAGCTGTTGTATTAGCGAAGAAATTTGATATTGATCTTAATGAAATGCATCAAGCCATTCAATCAGGGTTAGCGGGCTCAGCAGTAATGGAAGCGAAATTCCCTAAAATGATTGAAGAAGACTATCAACCAGGTGGTACATTGAATATTAATTTGAAAGATTTAAAGAATGTCGTATCGACTGCAGATACAGTTGGCTTAACATTGCCAGTTGTAAGTCAAATTAAAGAAATATATAAATCTGAAGTTGCAAATGGGAATGGCTTAAATGATCATTCTGGTATTATTCAGTATTTCGAAAAAATTAATAATTTGGGGTGATGAAAAGGTGTTAACACAAACGCATATAAATGAAAAAAAGAACGATTCAATAGATAAACGTTTAAACGAACTACAATATAAGATTATTGTTCTAGATGATGATCCAACAGGTACACAAACAGTTAAAGATTTACCAGTGTATACAGAATGGACGGAAGAATGGATTGAAGATGGTTTTCTTCAATCTAACAACATGTTTTATATTCTTACCAATTCTAGAGCTTTAAATGAAGAAGAGACAAAAATTTTACACCATGAAGTAAGCGCTAACATACAAAGCGTATCGAAAAAATTGAATCATCCTTATTTAATTATTAGTAGAGGAGATTCGACATTACGTGGTCACTTTTACTTAGAACCTAAAGTACTTAGTGAGTCAGCAGACCAAGTATTTGATGCAGTATTTTATATTCCAGCATTCTTTGAAGGGCATCGTTATACATTTAATGGTGTGCATTACTTAAAAGAAAATGAAGCATATATACCTGTATCTGAAAGTGAATTTGCGAATGATACAACGTTTGGCTTCAATTCTAAATCAATGAAAGCTTTTATTAATGAAAAAAGTAAAAACACAATTAATATAGAAGATATTTATCATATTTCATTAGATTTATTAAGAAAGAGAGACAAAACAGCAATCCATGCATTGTTTAATGAGTTATCTCATTTTGATCAAGTAGTTGTAGATGCGGTTAATGATGAAGATATGGATTTCTTCGTATCGTGTTTAACGTCTTATTTATTAGAGCACGACAAACGATTTATTTTTAGAACGGCGGCATCTTTTGTAAAAGCGATTTGTGAAACACCTGGAGAAATGATTAATTTAAGATCATATGAAGAAAATCAGCATGGTGGCATGATTGTTGTTGGTTCTCATGTGAAGAAATCGTCGGAACAGCTTGAGTATTTATTGAATCATACTCAGATTAAAGGAATTGAATTTGATGTGAAAGAAGTGATTAAACCATCACTTCCGCTATATATCATTGAAATGACAGAAAAAGTTGAGAGCTACATTGAGAATGGTCAAGATGTTGTTATATATACATCTCGAGATGTGATTAGAACAGAAGATTTACAAAACAATTTAAGCATTTCAACAACCATCTCAAATAGTTTAGTGACAATCGTTTCTCATTTAAAGATTCAACCTAAATTTATTATCGCGAAAGGCGGTATAACGTCTAGTGATGTAGCAACGAAAGGGTTACAAATTAAAAAAGCAACAGTCGTTGGTCAAATTACACAAGGTGTGCCTGTGTGGTTAACAGGTAAAGAAGCGAAGTACCATCACATGCCATATGTGATATTTCCTGGCAATGTAGGTGAAGCATCAACATTAAGCGAAGTTTATGAATTAAATAAATAATATATAAATAGAGATGAGGGATGATTATGTTTGGAGAATATTGGCCACTAGTGAGTGTCGTTATAGGGGTGCTTATATTACTTATACTGATTATGTACTTAAAATTAAATACCTTTATTGCTTTAATAATGACGTCGATGATTACGGGAATCATCTTAGGTATGCCACTAGATAAGATTGTAGAAACAGTTGAAAAGGGAATGGGCGATACGTTAGGTCATATTGCGATTATCTTTGGATTGGGCTCGATTTTAGGAAAGTTATTATCTGATGGTGGTGGCGCAACAAGAATTGCTGACACATTGATCAATACATTTGGTAAAAAATATGTGACATGGGCAATGATTATTGCATCATTTATTATAGGGATTTCATTATTTTTAGAAGTCGCATTTGTATTATTAATTCCTTTAGTATTTACTTTAGCTAAAAGAATGAAAATATCGAATTTACAGGTTGGGATTCCAATGGGGACTTCAATTGCTGTGACACACGGATTTTTACCGCCACATCCTGGACCAGTTGCGATTTCTGAAGCGGTAAATGCGAATATTGGACAAGTATTACTTTATGGGTTAATTATTGGAATACCGTTAGCAATTATTGTTGGTGGTACATTCCCTAAAATTGCGCGTGTTCTAGCACCTAGCGCATTTGAAAAAGAAGGTAATACAGCAAGTATTGGAAAGATGGCAACAATCGATCCTAATAAATTACCAGGATTCGGCATAAGTTTGTTAACGGCTTTATTGCCAGTTATATTAATGCTGTTTGCAACAGTAGTACAATTGATTACTGGACATGATCAAGGACCTACAAATTGGTTTGAATCTATTGTATTTTTACTAGGTTCATCAGTAAGTGCAATGCTTATAGCTGTGTTATTTGCCATTTACTCTATGGGTATTAAACAATCTAAGAATATGACAGAAATTACGAAGACTTTTGAGGAAGCTATTGGGCCAATCGCAATGTTACTGCTTATTATTGGTGGCGGTGGAACGTTTAAACAAGTATTAATAGATGGTGGAGTTGGAGATACAATTTCAACAATCTTCCACGGTACAAATATGTCACCAATTTTCTTAGCATGGTTAGCAGCTGCATTATTAAGAGTTGCTTTAGGATCTACTACAGTTGCAGCAATTTCTTCAGTTGGTATCGTCTTACCATTACTGACATCGTCTGATGTTAATATTTCATTAGTCGTATTAGCGATTGGGGCAGGTAGTATATTCTGTTCACATGTGAATGATGCAGGTTTCTGGATGTTTAAAGAATATTTTGGACTAACAATTAAAGAGACATTTTTAACATGGACATTGTTAGAATCTATCTTATCAGTACTCGGTCTAGTGTTTATTTTATTAGCTAATATGATGTTATAAATCAGCTGATCTTAATGTACAAATTCATCATTTACAGGTATGATGAAATCGAAATTAAACATTAAGGAGCATGCTTATGTGGGTAGATATTACACAATCATTAACAAACCGAATTGCTAATTGGCCTGGAGACGAGGCGTTTCATTTTAAATTGGCTGAAACAAAAGATGATAACGGAGTAGTCAATATAGGTAGTATTTCGACAACAACACATATCGGTACGCACATGGATGCACCGTTTCATTTTGATAATGAAGGAATAACGATAGATCAAATCGATGTGAACCGATTAATTGGAAAAGCAACACTCGTTGAATGTATAGGCGAAGATATCATTACAAAAGAAATGTTAATGGACAAGGCGATTAAAGGAACAATTATTATGATAAAAACGCAAGAGCGGGCGAACCCAGAAAGATTCCCAGAAGAAGTTCCTGCCTTAACCGAAGATGCAATCAACTATTTAGCGTCAATTGATATTAAAGTATTTGGAATTGATGTACCCTCTGTTGATAAAATAGCATCGACAACATTAGATAATCACCATACATTTCAAAAATGCGATATAATCAATATCGAAAATTTATTACTAGAAGATGTATCAGAAGGATATTATGACTTCATCGGCTTACCCCTAAAAGTCGTTGGAGCAGATGGATGTCCGATAAGAGCTGTTATATCTAGGATTTAAAAATGATTTGAAGAGAAGTTTATTTATTGATAGAAGATATCGTGCGATGAGGTATGAAACGCACGAAGACTTTGGATATCTCTAATCCCAACATTAAAGAAAGAGGCTGGGACATAATATATGTCTCAGCCGTTTTTAGTATCTTGGCAGTAGATGACTGAGTTGAAAATGCGCTTATATCAAGCTTTTTTCAACTCTAGTCATCCTTGCCGGGGCGGGACTACGAAATCTTTTTTTATAAATTAGATTTCTGTCCCGCTCCCTTTCTTCTATTAAATAGAATCTGTATGTTGTTTCTCAACCAATATCCATTTAGATAATATAAATGTGACGGGTATAGTTATAATAAGACCGACAAACGGAGCAAAGGTTTCATTAATATGTAGCCATTGTACAAAAACATATAATAACAATGTTTGTAATCCCATATTGACGACTTGTGTAAGTGGAAACTGTATAAATTTTTTAATCGTTGGTTGTACATGGTACACAAAATAACAATTTAAATAAAATGAAATAATAAAACTCACAACAAACCCAGTTAAATGACTGACGAGGTAATTAATATCTAATATTTTTAACATGAGCAGATAAACCCAGTAGTAGTTCACTGTATTTATACCGCCCACAATGATAAATCGGAAAATTTCACCGTACTTTTTGTACATATTTGTTTCTCCTTAATCGTGTTCTATTCTAGTGTGTCTGAATTTTAAAATGTTTTGATATTATTGTATACCCATAATGAGAAACGTACAAAGATAATGTGATTCTTTTTCAAAAATAAAAAAGCATTTGGATGCATAAATGTTTTATGCCCAAATGCTTTGTATTGATTAACTATTAGAAAGTTTGTCCTAATGATTTAGCGCGAGCTATACCATCAGCTTTGATTTCTTCTGCTTTTTCTGGTGAAGCATTATGACCTTCAACGATTAATCCGTCGAAATCAGTAATACCATAGAAGCCCATCATTTGACCAATGTAACGGTGTCCCATTTCTAATTCTGCTGCTGGACCTTCACTGTAGTATCCGCCACGTGCTTGGATATGAAGTGCTTTTTTGTCTGGTAATAAACCAACTGGACCTTCTGCAGTATATTTGAATGTTTTACCTGCTACTGATACTGAATCTAAGTATGCTTTCATAACTGGAGGGAATGAGAAGTTCCAGAATGGAGTTACGAATACATATTTGTCAGCTTGAATGAATTGATCACTTAATTCATTAAGACGTTGTACTTTACCTTGT
The Mammaliicoccus sp. Dog046 genome window above contains:
- a CDS encoding four-carbon acid sugar kinase family protein, whose amino-acid sequence is MLTQTHINEKKNDSIDKRLNELQYKIIVLDDDPTGTQTVKDLPVYTEWTEEWIEDGFLQSNNMFYILTNSRALNEEETKILHHEVSANIQSVSKKLNHPYLIISRGDSTLRGHFYLEPKVLSESADQVFDAVFYIPAFFEGHRYTFNGVHYLKENEAYIPVSESEFANDTTFGFNSKSMKAFINEKSKNTINIEDIYHISLDLLRKRDKTAIHALFNELSHFDQVVVDAVNDEDMDFFVSCLTSYLLEHDKRFIFRTAASFVKAICETPGEMINLRSYEENQHGGMIVVGSHVKKSSEQLEYLLNHTQIKGIEFDVKEVIKPSLPLYIIEMTEKVESYIENGQDVVIYTSRDVIRTEDLQNNLSISTTISNSLVTIVSHLKIQPKFIIAKGGITSSDVATKGLQIKKATVVGQITQGVPVWLTGKEAKYHHMPYVIFPGNVGEASTLSEVYELNK
- a CDS encoding fructosamine kinase family protein; the protein is MNQEWLNQLPIQNIKKCILVRGGDVNEAFRIETKDDIYFLLVQHQRSEDFYDAEVAGLEAFQEAGVRAPIVKGRGEINSDAYLILSYLEEGRSGSQRELGKLVAKLHSHHEPSGKFGFHLPYHGSAITFENGWQETWTNIFVEQRLDQLRNEIVKQHLWTEEEQRKFEQVREIIVDTLENHNSKPSLLHGDLWAGNYMFLDNGEPVLFDPSPLYGDREFDLGATRVFGGFTKDFYDAYNESLPLSKGAEFRIQFYELYLLMVHLVKFGEMYAGSVNRTMNDILEAHI
- a CDS encoding NAD(P)-binding domain-containing protein, with the translated sequence MMKIGFIGLGIMGKPMVKNLLSADKEVYVNDLNKEAELEVVQLGAKAVSIEEMTREVDYMITMLPNGAIVKSVLYSGEHAILNQTDLKVKLVIDMSSLTPNESVEINKVMGERGIKYVDAPVSGGEPLAITGELAVMLGCDESSLDEIKTVLAPISASVVRVGDVGAGSVVKLANQIIVNTNIAALSEAVVLAKKFDIDLNEMHQAIQSGLAGSAVMEAKFPKMIEEDYQPGGTLNINLKDLKNVVSTADTVGLTLPVVSQIKEIYKSEVANGNGLNDHSGIIQYFEKINNLG
- a CDS encoding amino acid permease, with protein sequence MEDNHLKRGLSSRQVQMIALGGTIGVGLFMGASSTIKWTGPSAIFAYLVAGLFLYLVMRAMGELVYLYPTTGSFANYASDYLHPVAGYVTAWSNIFQWIVVGMSEVIAVGQYMQYWWPDLPTWIPGVIVVVTLAAANLTSVKAFGEFEFWFAMIKVVTIILMIVAGFGLIFFGLGNGGNAIGLSNLTEHGGFFPKGIVGFFFALSLVVGSYQGVELIGITAGETKDPQKNIKNAVNGVIWRILIFYIGAIFVIVTVYPWDQLGSVGSPFVATFAKVGITIAAGLINFVVITAAMSGCNSGIFSSSRMVYTLAQKGQMPKIFTKVMKTGVPFFAVLAISIGIFIGVILNIVLPMVIDGSENIFVYVYSASILPGMVPWFMILLSHIQFRKNHADELKDHPFKMPFAPFSNYLTLAFFTLVLIGMLFNQETRVSVIIGIVFLGAMSGIYFLRGYHKEDKGEY
- a CDS encoding MFS transporter; translated protein: MNDVNKMNKQSWILFIGILLIGASLRAPITSVGIALPSIKESLLLSNTSVSLITIIPLLSFAAVSLFAAKISHRYGLERTVFGALMIILIGIALRAITDVSWLYIGTILIGVGIAFGNVLTPGIIKMNFPLRIGVMTGYYTVVMNIFGSLSSYVTAPLVKQFNYQFAISLIGVVTLIGIIVWSLQLKKHKAVKQVASTDTINVWKSPLAWQITLLMGGQSLMFYSLINWLPEFLLSEGVPIHEAGLYLSILQLAIIPLTFVTPIFAEKMKNQVALTFGTGLLFMVGILVLMFMTRSAIIGIILIGIASGLAFGLVNTFFGLRTEHAHTAAKLSGMSQAVGYLFAAIGPLGFGILHDVTHSWYASFSILLVTAGLIMFFGSQAGRNRTIEQTL
- a CDS encoding cyclase family protein, which gives rise to MWVDITQSLTNRIANWPGDEAFHFKLAETKDDNGVVNIGSISTTTHIGTHMDAPFHFDNEGITIDQIDVNRLIGKATLVECIGEDIITKEMLMDKAIKGTIIMIKTQERANPERFPEEVPALTEDAINYLASIDIKVFGIDVPSVDKIASTTLDNHHTFQKCDIINIENLLLEDVSEGYYDFIGLPLKVVGADGCPIRAVISRI
- a CDS encoding GntR family transcriptional regulator, coding for MANEDLTLYQRIRNDIINGNLLQNEKITESKLAQKYNVSRTPIREAIKQLELEYFIKDSYVYVPTVEEYRNIFEMRILIETHAIQKACIVFTQEDIDELRSYTHVEEKQTDEEIIQINDQFHQKIMSATKNSFIIDTYSKLKSHIYLFSKTVINKKRPGLIEEHQVIVDMLEKRDADQAIQLMKDHLLKDLEFSLYYLKS
- a CDS encoding gluconate:H+ symporter produces the protein MFGEYWPLVSVVIGVLILLILIMYLKLNTFIALIMTSMITGIILGMPLDKIVETVEKGMGDTLGHIAIIFGLGSILGKLLSDGGGATRIADTLINTFGKKYVTWAMIIASFIIGISLFLEVAFVLLIPLVFTLAKRMKISNLQVGIPMGTSIAVTHGFLPPHPGPVAISEAVNANIGQVLLYGLIIGIPLAIIVGGTFPKIARVLAPSAFEKEGNTASIGKMATIDPNKLPGFGISLLTALLPVILMLFATVVQLITGHDQGPTNWFESIVFLLGSSVSAMLIAVLFAIYSMGIKQSKNMTEITKTFEEAIGPIAMLLLIIGGGGTFKQVLIDGGVGDTISTIFHGTNMSPIFLAWLAAALLRVALGSTTVAAISSVGIVLPLLTSSDVNISLVVLAIGAGSIFCSHVNDAGFWMFKEYFGLTIKETFLTWTLLESILSVLGLVFILLANMML
- a CDS encoding transglycosylase is translated as MKKALLTSSLAVAIGATGVASSTHVADAAEQNVNKEQLAQLAQSNAPELNQHGIQEGAYDINFTLNGFEYNFQSDGSNFTWEYHATNAADSASTQEAPAATQQPVAEQNVPAQTPAPVANDTAKEQVAQQAPAQKQEATQQAPAQQQAPTQQAAPKQETQQVKTTQTSTASTGGSTKAQFLAAGGTEAMWNTIVLPESSGNPNAVSPNGYQGLGQTKESWGTGSVETQTQGMVNYAKERYGSVDAAVAFRSQNNWW